One window of the Tetragenococcus koreensis genome contains the following:
- a CDS encoding tyrosine-type recombinase/integrase, giving the protein MDITPEITLHGLRHTHASVMIYKGTDILAVSKHLGHKSLNVTMSTYSHAIKELKEREDEKIKSIMDDN; this is encoded by the coding sequence TTGGATATTACTCCAGAGATAACATTGCATGGTCTAAGACACACCCATGCTAGCGTCATGATTTATAAAGGTACAGACATTTTAGCAGTATCCAAACATTTAGGTCACAAATCTTTAAACGTGACAATGTCGACTTACTCGCATGCAATTAAAGAATTAAAAGAACGTGAGGATGAAAAAATTAAATCAATTATGGATGATAATTGA
- a CDS encoding PTS lactose/cellobiose transporter subunit IIA — MDEQENLEAVMGLIMYGGNAKSDAMEAIAAAKKGDFELADQKLKDADESLNQAHHSQTGMLTEEAQGKHMDITLLAVHSQDHLMTAIAFKDLATEIIDLYRRLDEK; from the coding sequence ATGGATGAACAAGAAAACCTAGAAGCAGTGATGGGTTTAATTATGTATGGTGGTAACGCCAAAAGCGATGCGATGGAAGCTATTGCAGCGGCTAAAAAAGGCGATTTTGAATTAGCCGATCAAAAATTAAAAGATGCTGATGAGTCATTAAACCAAGCCCATCATTCACAAACAGGAATGCTGACTGAAGAAGCACAGGGCAAACATATGGATATTACTTTACTTGCAGTGCATTCACAAGACCATTTGATGACCGCTATTGCCTTTAAAGATTTAGCAACAGAAATTATTGATCTATATCGTCGTTTGGACGAAAAATAA
- a CDS encoding transposase: MNPTDIYQVKRDFFQFSQKLAQGLAKPDQKFIFDMVFGIVKSRSPLLSDIARALEEDTRLLYTVKRLSNRGADFDDFQGLHQNYLQSIQSHLQEDMLVIVDNSDITKPFGEQFEALARVHDGSRDGIEKGYMSANIAIASPRTKHPIPIYSHLFSAAEEYFDSTNVETYKGLNLVKHLFQEKPYTLVMDRGYDSNDMFTFMHKQDASFIVRLQDKRYLKYQNKRIKVPNLALRRKGKIAFSSTIKGKNYALKVSHIPVELPCLPKVPLNMVVVYGYGQKPMKLLTNHPIKNKEDVLTIVKAYITRWRIEENFRVQKQEYHLEKVRTLHLNSLRLIHCFVSYLIGHHSLLLEKETCYVKQVLHRAKATFSDQKIRLKLYRFIRGLAEILRFDSTGIQAYKRVKKRPRAHQLALAV; encoded by the coding sequence ATGAATCCGACCGATATTTATCAAGTAAAACGAGATTTTTTTCAATTTTCCCAGAAACTCGCGCAAGGATTGGCCAAACCGGATCAAAAATTTATATTCGATATGGTTTTTGGCATAGTCAAAAGCCGGTCCCCGCTCCTATCTGATATCGCACGCGCTTTAGAAGAGGATACGCGCCTTCTTTATACCGTGAAACGTTTGTCCAATCGCGGGGCAGATTTTGACGATTTTCAGGGGCTTCACCAGAATTATTTACAATCCATTCAATCTCATTTGCAGGAAGATATGCTGGTCATCGTCGATAACTCCGATATCACGAAGCCTTTCGGCGAACAATTTGAAGCGCTCGCTCGTGTTCATGATGGATCGCGTGATGGCATAGAAAAAGGGTATATGTCAGCCAATATCGCCATTGCCTCCCCCAGGACGAAACATCCAATCCCGATTTATTCCCATTTGTTTTCGGCTGCGGAAGAATATTTTGACAGTACGAATGTGGAAACCTATAAAGGATTAAACCTGGTGAAGCATTTATTTCAAGAAAAACCCTATACGCTCGTTATGGATCGTGGGTACGATAGTAACGATATGTTCACATTTATGCACAAGCAAGACGCTTCCTTTATCGTTCGGCTCCAAGATAAGCGCTACCTAAAGTATCAGAATAAACGGATCAAGGTGCCTAACTTAGCGTTAAGAAGAAAAGGGAAAATCGCGTTTTCTTCGACCATTAAAGGCAAAAACTATGCGTTGAAAGTCTCTCATATTCCCGTAGAACTTCCCTGTTTACCGAAAGTTCCCTTAAATATGGTGGTCGTCTACGGCTACGGTCAAAAACCCATGAAATTATTGACCAATCACCCCATTAAGAACAAAGAAGACGTCCTAACGATCGTCAAAGCTTATATAACGCGTTGGCGGATTGAAGAAAATTTTCGGGTCCAAAAACAAGAATACCACTTAGAGAAAGTACGTACGCTCCACCTCAATAGCTTACGCTTGATCCATTGTTTCGTGAGTTATTTGATCGGGCATCATAGCCTATTATTAGAAAAAGAAACGTGCTATGTCAAACAAGTGCTTCATCGTGCCAAAGCCACGTTCTCGGACCAAAAGATCCGCTTGAAGCTGTACCGCTTCATTCGAGGGCTGGCCGAGATCCTTCGATTTGATTCGACGGGGATTCAAGCCTATAAAAGGGTGAAAAAACGGCCCAGGGCTCATCAACTCGCGCTCGCTGTGTGA
- a CDS encoding GNAT family N-acetyltransferase has product MTIKKLYDENFAASYQLAQYAFRFTDDQQHQDGLRTLFKHSTVYGAFFDQQLASQIIATPLKVQLFNQIFDMAGIGFVSSDPSFRGQGNIDQLMQQMLVDCYENGILLSYLDPFSYPFYRRYGYELTFERICYDVKSSEWPDSPKSDGYVRRLTWEKAKDAIKQIDQRSDQHKHGGVLREDWWYEYKFSISHTYYFAIYYNEQDQAEGYLIYQIENGKFNCTRWLNLTGAAYKGLNRYIASHKDSTDRIVYEKGYDKNEGFFLQDKPITQATIRPEMMARIVDIEAFLRKCSLKNLKESFAITIEKDKYAPWNEGTFELIKAEAEQPEIRKVTATQLPELKISVQRFAQLFLGYCSINELVFHELVQVDEKIVDTIKQLTPQQVPILEDYF; this is encoded by the coding sequence GTGACAATTAAAAAATTATATGACGAAAATTTTGCAGCAAGTTACCAATTGGCGCAATATGCTTTTCGTTTTACGGATGACCAGCAACATCAAGACGGACTACGGACTTTATTTAAACATTCGACAGTCTATGGGGCTTTTTTTGACCAGCAACTAGCAAGCCAAATTATTGCAACCCCGTTAAAAGTTCAATTATTCAATCAAATATTTGATATGGCTGGTATTGGCTTTGTTTCTTCGGATCCGTCGTTTCGTGGACAAGGAAACATCGATCAATTGATGCAACAAATGCTAGTCGATTGCTATGAAAATGGCATCTTACTTTCTTATCTTGATCCGTTCTCCTATCCTTTTTATCGAAGATATGGGTATGAATTAACGTTCGAACGAATTTGTTATGATGTAAAAAGTTCAGAATGGCCAGATAGTCCAAAATCAGATGGATATGTACGCAGATTGACTTGGGAAAAAGCAAAAGATGCTATCAAACAAATTGACCAACGATCGGATCAACACAAGCATGGCGGTGTATTACGTGAAGATTGGTGGTATGAATATAAATTTTCTATCTCACATACTTATTATTTTGCAATTTATTATAACGAGCAAGATCAAGCAGAAGGCTATTTGATTTATCAAATTGAGAACGGAAAATTTAACTGTACACGCTGGTTGAATCTGACCGGAGCTGCTTATAAAGGACTAAATCGGTATATTGCTTCGCATAAAGATTCAACAGATCGGATTGTTTATGAAAAAGGTTATGACAAAAACGAAGGATTTTTCTTGCAAGACAAACCAATAACACAAGCGACGATTCGCCCTGAAATGATGGCACGAATTGTTGATATAGAAGCTTTTCTGCGAAAATGTTCTTTAAAAAACTTAAAAGAGTCTTTTGCCATTACCATTGAGAAGGACAAATATGCGCCTTGGAATGAGGGAACTTTTGAGCTCATTAAAGCTGAGGCTGAGCAGCCAGAAATTCGTAAAGTAACTGCTACTCAGCTTCCTGAATTAAAAATTAGCGTTCAACGTTTTGCACAACTATTTTTAGGATATTGTTCTATAAATGAATTGGTTTTCCATGAGTTAGTGCAAGTTGATGAAAAAATTGTGGACACTATTAAGCAACTAACACCACAACAAGTTCCTATATTAGAAGATTATTTTTAA
- a CDS encoding Fic family protein: protein MSAVKGINFLPPIVTTNEALQLYQKVAEIKSLIGKLNAELEHSVVNSQLIQMLTLSESVQSTRIEGTQVTFADMIEEATKKNKSDEVTEVENYMNALSEGIELIHGGNPISTRLIQNLHKILMGKNTRGTIANAGEYRKIQNFIGPTNRIEDASYIPIGANEISSYMTNLEYFINSMAHPSFQKNPNSDSVLLDENSDILIKTAIMHAQFESIHPFLDGNGRMGRILIVLNTMQDGLINKPVFFVSDELEKERIRYYNLLNGIRGSSPDWFSWINFFLDACNRMAKSMLDKLDGITSLASLGLQKISKDSSIINHVWLTTFRKPFVTVKEISDHLDVSVSTSRKALNQLVDLDLIDVDKSKKKNKLYVNYDLLRLL, encoded by the coding sequence ATGTCAGCAGTTAAAGGTATAAATTTTTTACCTCCAATCGTTACTACCAATGAGGCTTTACAATTATATCAGAAAGTAGCTGAAATAAAATCTTTGATTGGGAAGTTAAATGCAGAATTGGAACATTCTGTAGTAAACTCGCAGTTAATACAGATGTTAACTTTGAGTGAATCTGTACAATCAACTAGAATAGAAGGAACTCAAGTTACCTTTGCTGACATGATTGAAGAAGCTACAAAAAAGAATAAGAGCGACGAAGTTACTGAAGTAGAGAATTATATGAATGCTCTATCAGAGGGAATTGAATTAATCCATGGGGGTAACCCAATTTCTACAAGGTTGATTCAAAATTTGCATAAAATTTTGATGGGAAAAAACACTAGAGGTACAATCGCTAATGCAGGAGAATATAGGAAAATTCAAAATTTTATAGGTCCTACTAATAGAATAGAGGACGCTAGTTATATACCAATAGGGGCAAATGAAATTAGTTCATATATGACAAACTTAGAATACTTTATTAATTCTATGGCGCATCCGTCATTTCAGAAGAATCCAAATTCTGACTCAGTTTTATTAGATGAAAATTCTGATATTTTGATTAAAACTGCAATCATGCATGCTCAATTTGAATCTATCCATCCTTTTTTAGATGGTAATGGGCGTATGGGTAGGATACTTATTGTTTTGAATACTATGCAAGATGGTTTGATTAATAAACCAGTTTTTTTTGTAAGTGACGAACTTGAGAAAGAAAGAATACGATATTATAATCTTTTGAATGGGATTAGAGGGAGTTCACCAGACTGGTTTTCTTGGATCAATTTTTTTCTAGATGCTTGCAACAGAATGGCTAAAAGTATGTTGGATAAGTTGGATGGGATAACTAGTTTAGCTTCCCTAGGTCTTCAAAAGATAAGCAAGGATTCTTCAATAATCAATCATGTCTGGCTTACTACATTTAGAAAACCATTCGTTACGGTTAAAGAAATTTCTGACCATTTAGACGTATCAGTTTCAACATCAAGAAAGGCACTTAACCAATTAGTAGATTTAGATTTAATTGACGTAGATAAGTCAAAGAAAAAAAATAAGTTGTATGTTAACTATGATTTACTAAGATTGCTGTAA
- a CDS encoding transposase, producing MTIIRQQSLFGIQELYEMAPTQRYESMITAIDLDAIYHEINKKSRLGAPVDLNYSAMIISFFVRIVERIPTIKDLVKRLNDDFVFKLNCGFLVSDNTPSEAAYSRLVTKLSESNVLENEREKVVLQAIAEGFIMDDTAAIDATHFEARDQAPPKEEKPKAEPKKRGRKPKEEREQWLIEQAEKEANLPIFEKKIEAQLDMPLSKLRAEVPQDPKWGVKKNSEGKNVYWYGYKGHLAVGTSSQYILQSLFSSGNLNDGKAAIPLLKGMDERLFLPSLNYQTMDAGYDYDPIYEQVHRIRNQSVIAYNQKNEGEPIGFDKHFAPTCFREHSYRYDSFDAKYETLKYTRPKECNDCPLANEGICQKVYKVKITTDLRRYTAPARGSKAWKNISKRRSAVERVNAYLKEYFQLNNVRYRTGKRAKVHFDIVTLIYNASKLASDRIRLLLSQQQAA from the coding sequence ATGACCATTATACGACAACAAAGCTTATTTGGCATCCAAGAATTATACGAGATGGCACCTACCCAACGTTATGAATCGATGATTACAGCGATAGATTTGGATGCGATCTACCATGAAATAAACAAAAAGTCACGACTTGGTGCACCAGTAGATTTGAATTATTCAGCGATGATTATTTCTTTCTTCGTACGAATTGTTGAGCGTATCCCAACGATTAAAGACCTCGTTAAGCGCCTGAATGATGACTTTGTTTTTAAATTGAATTGTGGGTTTCTTGTGTCTGATAACACCCCGTCTGAAGCTGCCTATTCTCGACTCGTGACAAAACTGAGTGAATCTAACGTTTTAGAGAATGAGCGGGAAAAAGTAGTTCTTCAAGCGATTGCGGAAGGCTTTATCATGGATGATACCGCCGCAATTGACGCAACCCATTTTGAAGCACGTGATCAAGCCCCACCAAAAGAAGAAAAACCAAAAGCCGAGCCGAAAAAACGTGGGCGTAAACCTAAGGAAGAGCGTGAACAATGGCTTATCGAACAGGCAGAGAAAGAAGCGAATCTTCCAATTTTCGAAAAGAAAATAGAAGCACAGTTAGATATGCCTTTAAGTAAACTCCGGGCTGAAGTTCCTCAGGACCCAAAATGGGGTGTAAAAAAGAACAGTGAAGGCAAAAATGTCTATTGGTATGGCTACAAAGGACACCTAGCCGTTGGTACATCCAGCCAGTATATTTTACAGTCTCTTTTTTCATCTGGTAATCTGAATGACGGAAAAGCGGCAATCCCATTATTAAAAGGCATGGATGAACGCCTATTCTTACCTTCATTGAACTACCAAACAATGGACGCTGGTTATGACTATGACCCAATTTACGAACAAGTTCATCGAATAAGGAACCAATCTGTCATTGCTTACAATCAGAAAAATGAAGGGGAGCCTATTGGCTTCGATAAACACTTTGCCCCCACCTGTTTCAGGGAGCATTCTTATCGTTATGATAGTTTCGATGCCAAATACGAAACGTTGAAATACACCCGTCCAAAAGAATGTAATGATTGTCCTTTAGCTAACGAAGGGATCTGCCAAAAGGTTTATAAAGTAAAAATTACTACAGACCTCAGGAGATATACAGCACCCGCTCGTGGATCAAAGGCATGGAAAAACATATCCAAACGTCGCTCAGCAGTAGAACGCGTTAATGCTTATTTAAAAGAATATTTTCAGCTCAACAATGTACGTTATCGAACGGGAAAACGCGCAAAAGTTCACTTTGACATCGTAACCCTTATTTATAATGCATCAAAATTAGCAAGTGATCGTATTCGTTTACTGTTAAGTCAGCAACAAGCTGCTTAG
- the cas2e gene encoding type I-E CRISPR-associated endoribonuclease Cas2e, translated as MPFTIITLKKVPNSLRGDLTKWMQEIATGVYVGNFNTKIREQLWERVTQSASTGEATMSYVYQNEIGYQFETLNTQRQVVDYDGVPLVMLPEVKDESSGANYIKGYSDAAKFRKAKKYSSQQSRPNEPNHNYVVVDIETDGLNYEKNQIIEIGAVKVKKGELMNFHRLINYVGNLPTEITELTGITQELLRDSGQPLKDSLMEFVDFIEDFDIVGYGIGFDLRFLNNYLEECEIRKITNKSYDLIRYIKREKMLLKDYKLKTVLPSYGFNNHVSHRALEDARIIYHLSTKVNKFLKMMN; from the coding sequence ATGCCATTTACTATTATTACATTAAAAAAAGTTCCTAACTCGCTTCGAGGAGATTTAACCAAGTGGATGCAAGAAATAGCGACGGGCGTTTATGTGGGAAACTTTAATACCAAAATACGAGAACAGCTGTGGGAGAGAGTAACCCAAAGTGCCTCAACTGGAGAAGCAACAATGAGTTACGTTTATCAAAATGAAATTGGATATCAATTTGAAACGTTAAATACTCAACGTCAAGTAGTTGATTATGATGGGGTTCCGCTTGTGATGTTGCCAGAAGTCAAAGATGAATCTAGTGGAGCTAATTATATCAAGGGGTATAGTGATGCGGCAAAATTTCGAAAAGCCAAAAAATATTCTAGTCAGCAATCCCGTCCCAATGAACCAAATCATAATTATGTAGTAGTTGACATTGAGACAGATGGTTTGAATTACGAAAAGAATCAAATTATTGAAATTGGAGCAGTTAAGGTTAAGAAGGGAGAGCTAATGAACTTCCACAGATTGATTAATTATGTGGGAAATTTACCAACAGAAATTACTGAATTAACTGGAATAACTCAAGAATTATTAAGGGATAGTGGGCAACCTTTGAAAGATTCTTTAATGGAATTTGTAGACTTTATAGAAGATTTTGATATTGTTGGTTACGGTATTGGTTTTGATCTTCGTTTTCTAAACAATTACTTAGAAGAATGCGAAATAAGAAAGATAACAAATAAATCTTATGATTTAATCCGTTATATTAAAAGAGAAAAAATGCTTCTCAAAGATTATAAATTAAAAACTGTCTTGCCAAGTTATGGATTTAATAATCATGTGTCTCATCGAGCTTTAGAGGATGCTAGAATAATTTACCATTTATCGACAAAAGTGAATAAATTTTTGAAAATGATGAACTAA
- a CDS encoding transposase, with translation MIKVDKWFPSSQICSDCGHQDRKKPLRVKMYTCKYALFQRSSYFKRQEPLGLAKWRVVHRKPQLN, from the coding sequence ATAATCAAGGTTGATAAATGGTTTCCGTCTAGTCAAATCTGTTCAGACTGTGGACATCAAGACAGGAAGAAACCGCTGAGAGTAAAGATGTACACTTGTAAGTACGCTCTATTCCAAAGAAGCTCCTACTTCAAGCGTCAAGAACCGTTGGGTTTAGCTAAGTGGCGAGTAGTTCACCGGAAGCCCCAACTGAATTAA
- a CDS encoding glycerophosphodiester phosphodiesterase family protein, with protein sequence MKRFAGLMILLLFIFSGCTSKDWFDNEDTYLIAHRGAHIGAPENTIESISQAANLGYDGVEIDVRESKDGTNFLMHNKKLDKTTNGKGKLENHTNKYLKNLKINTSEYPKYKNKELKIPTFKEAVKQISQENLIVNVDGSKGDWEDNKFIESIVDTLKKYDVYERSFFVLSDKNIRDEFVESYPDATVSWLYDPKDSIDEEIQQVKDYECALLSITDDIATESMLNKLNETEIVYQVYNVNNDERFKELESSDVPIVETDEINPDDL encoded by the coding sequence ATGAAACGGTTTGCTGGATTAATGATCCTATTATTATTTATTTTTTCAGGATGTACTTCAAAGGATTGGTTTGATAATGAAGATACATATTTAATTGCTCATCGAGGAGCCCATATCGGTGCACCAGAGAATACTATCGAATCGATATCACAGGCGGCAAATTTAGGTTATGATGGTGTGGAGATTGATGTACGAGAAAGTAAGGACGGAACGAACTTTTTAATGCACAATAAAAAGTTAGATAAAACAACTAATGGAAAAGGAAAGTTAGAGAACCACACGAACAAATACCTTAAAAATTTAAAAATAAATACGTCTGAATATCCAAAGTATAAGAATAAAGAATTAAAAATTCCTACCTTTAAAGAAGCTGTAAAACAAATAAGTCAAGAAAATTTAATTGTAAATGTTGATGGCTCAAAAGGAGATTGGGAAGATAATAAATTTATTGAATCTATCGTGGATACATTGAAGAAGTATGACGTTTACGAACGTTCTTTTTTTGTATTAAGTGATAAAAATATTCGTGACGAATTTGTAGAAAGTTACCCCGATGCTACTGTGTCTTGGCTATATGACCCTAAAGATAGTATTGATGAAGAGATACAACAAGTTAAAGATTATGAGTGTGCGCTACTATCTATTACAGACGACATCGCTACCGAATCAATGCTCAATAAATTAAACGAAACTGAGATAGTTTATCAAGTTTATAACGTTAATAATGATGAGCGATTTAAGGAATTGGAATCTTCCGATGTGCCAATTGTCGAAACTGATGAAATTAATCCGGACGATCTTTAA
- a CDS encoding PTS sugar transporter subunit IIB, protein MAKKTIMLVCSAGMSTSLLVTKMQKAAENKGMDAEIFACSSSEADQNLESKPVDVLLLGPQVRFMKGDFEKRLAPKGIPLDVINMSDYGMMNGENVLQQAESLMG, encoded by the coding sequence AAAAACAATTATGTTAGTTTGCTCGGCTGGTATGAGTACTAGCTTGTTAGTAACAAAAATGCAAAAAGCAGCGGAAAATAAGGGAATGGACGCAGAAATCTTTGCTTGTTCATCTTCTGAAGCAGATCAAAATTTAGAATCCAAACCAGTAGATGTGCTATTATTAGGTCCGCAAGTACGTTTTATGAAAGGCGACTTTGAAAAACGTTTAGCACCTAAAGGCATTCCGCTAGATGTGATTAACATGTCTGACTACGGGATGATGAACGGCGAAAATGTCTTGCAACAAGCGGAAAGCTTGATGGGATAA
- a CDS encoding helix-turn-helix domain-containing protein has translation MPDNVLISRIINLREANNWTQVELGRKLNLDKSTMNKIENGTRKVSTNELEKIADVFGVSTDYLLGREHKEYELPESKSQTVANHMGDNVSEDEMENILSYIEFIKQRNKKK, from the coding sequence ATGCCCGATAACGTTTTAATATCAAGAATTATCAATTTAAGAGAAGCAAATAATTGGACCCAAGTTGAACTAGGAAGAAAACTTAATCTAGATAAATCAACGATGAATAAGATTGAAAATGGCACAAGGAAAGTATCTACTAACGAGCTGGAAAAGATCGCTGATGTTTTTGGTGTTTCTACTGATTATCTGCTAGGAAGAGAGCATAAAGAATACGAGCTTCCTGAAAGTAAAAGCCAGACAGTAGCAAATCATATGGGAGATAATGTCTCAGAAGATGAAATGGAAAACATCCTTAGCTATATTGAGTTTATTAAACAGAGAAATAAAAAGAAGTAA
- a CDS encoding M24 family metallopeptidase produces the protein MRTIKSDYEVAKIEAVAKLTSSVVRSTLDMVKTGTTVGETFQVPFKYHQEDLDKFKESHDRTQNAVWPADYSYMPHSVVKADSVIGKGANVDIAIFKLDGYAAECERTFFTEEPSEEAKEYFNIMMEARKIMLDMLRPGVKASSIEEKVMDYLESRGVADKVLHRPGHGLGLNNHEDPTISRGNDNLLTENMVISVEPGLYVKGLGGFRHSDSVLITSDGYRILTEGPTELEDLILG, from the coding sequence TTGCGTACAATCAAAAGTGATTATGAAGTCGCAAAAATTGAAGCAGTAGCTAAGCTAACTAGTTCTGTTGTAAGATCAACTTTAGATATGGTTAAAACAGGAACGACGGTCGGTGAAACTTTCCAAGTTCCTTTCAAATACCATCAAGAAGATTTGGATAAATTCAAGGAGTCACACGATCGGACACAAAACGCGGTTTGGCCAGCTGACTACAGTTATATGCCACACAGTGTCGTCAAGGCAGATTCTGTAATTGGAAAAGGAGCGAACGTTGACATTGCTATCTTCAAATTAGATGGTTATGCAGCTGAATGCGAACGTACCTTCTTTACTGAAGAACCTAGTGAAGAAGCAAAAGAATATTTCAACATAATGATGGAAGCTAGAAAAATAATGCTAGATATGTTACGTCCAGGCGTTAAAGCTAGCTCCATTGAAGAGAAAGTTATGGATTATTTGGAAAGTCGCGGTGTAGCAGATAAGGTTCTTCACCGTCCAGGACACGGTTTAGGCTTAAATAACCATGAAGACCCTACAATCTCTCGCGGAAATGATAATTTGTTAACTGAAAATATGGTCATTTCAGTAGAACCAGGTCTTTATGTGAAAGGATTGGGCGGTTTCCGTCACTCAGATTCAGTTTTAATCACTTCAGACGGGTATCGTATTCTAACAGAAGGGCCAACTGAATTAGAGGATTTAATTCTTGGCTAA